AGAGATTATATAAAGTGGAGTACAGAAGGCGTAAGGAGCATAAGGAGGATGAACCTGCGGAAAAGCAATTTTTACATAATTCGGGTCAATTTCTACTAATGTCTGGTTTATATATGTAAGTCCGCCAGCACTTTTAATTATAAATGGACAGGTAAGTAAAACACCAAGAATTATTATTATTCCCTGAAAAAGGGTTGTCCAGGAAACTGCATAAAGACCACCGAGCAGAACATATATTAAAACTATTATTGTACCTATAATAAGAGCCTGAATCTGACCGATACCAAGAGCCCATTTTAAAACAATTGAGATGGCAGTATACTGACCAACAAGATAAATTAAAGAAGTAACAAGAACAGCAAAAGAAGAAATAAATCTGACAAGAGATTCACTTTCATATCTATAAGAAAGGTAATCCTGTAAGGTCAAAAAGTTTTTATCCCTGCATACACAATATATTTTATATCCATAAATTGTTATTGCAATTGCACAGGTTAAAGGAACAAAAATTTGCTCCCAGAAACTTGGCCATCCAGCAACAAAACCAAGACCTGTAACTCCAAGAATTGTCATACCACTTGTTGTAGAACCAAGAATTAATAAAACAAATAACCAGAAACCAAGTGTCTTTCCAGCAACAATATAATCGGATGTATTCTTAATTTTTTTACTTGCAATTGCTCCTATATACAACATTATTACAAGATAAATAATAACTATAAAAAATTTACCCATTTTTTTCTCCTTTTACTTGAATTTTAAAGCCCAGATTAGAAGGAAAAGGATTATGAGTAGAGGACAAAAAATAAAAAAAACTAAAAATGTCAAAAAAGGAAGTCCAAACATATTCCTCCTTTTTTAATAACTTCTCTCAAATTCTTTTTACATCACTTTCTTTAAGCAATTTAACTTTATTTTTTTTCAGTATTTTTTCTGTTTTTTTAATATCTTCTGTTTTAAGAACCACAACCGCTTTTTTATTTGATTTTTCAACAAATGCATATACATACTCAATACTTATTCCTCCTTCTACAAGATATTCAAGAATTTTTGCCAGTCCTCCTGGTTTATCCTCAACTTCAACTGCAATAACATCTGTCTCATCCACTGTAAAATTATTATCCTTTAAAACTTTAAATGCTTTCTTTTTATCATTAACAATCAACCTTAAAATTCCATAGTCTGCTTTATCTGCAAGGGATAATGCCCTGATATTTATCTTATTTTTCCCAAGAAGGGATATTACTTCATTCAATCTCCCAAGACGGTTTTCTAAAAATATGGAAAGTTGTTTTATTGACATTTATTTTTCCTCCTTTAACTCCTTTCTCAAATCAATAACTCTTTTTGCCTTTCCGATACTTCTTTCAATACTCTTTGGTTCAACAAGTTTAACCGAAATAGATAAACCAATAACTCCTTCAATTGTCTTTTCAATCTTTTTTTGTAATTCTTCAAGTTTTTTAACTTCGTCAGAAAATGTTTTTTCTGTAACTTCAACTCTTACCTCAAGTTTATCAAGATATTTTTCTCTTGATACCACAAGTTGATAATGAGGAGATACTTCAGGTATTTTTGTCAGAACTGTCTCAATCTGGGATGGGAAAACATTAACTCCCCTTATAATAAGCATATCATCTATCCTTCCTTTAATTTTACTTATTCTTGGCATTGTTCTTTTACAGTGAGGACATTCTGAATAGGTTATCTTTACTATATCTCCTGTTCTATATCTTATCATTGGAAGACCTTCTTTAGTTAAAGTGGTTAGTACAAGTTCTCCTTCTTCTACTTCATCTACATTTTCTCCTGTTTCAGGATTAATAACCTCCGGTAAAAAATGGTCAGCCCATACATGAAGTCCATCTTTTCCTTCACATTCCATTGCTACACCAGGACCAATAATTTCAGAAAGTCCATATATATCAAGAGCAATCATATCCCATTCTTCTTCTATTTTTTTTCTCATTCCTTCAGTCCATGGTTCTGCTCCAAGAATCCCTACTCTAATAGTTGTTTTCTTCGGGTCTATTCCCATTTCTTTTGCTTCCTCTGCCATATAAAGAGAATAGGAAGGTGTGCATGTCAAAACTGTACTTTTGAAATCCTGAATAATCATTAACTGCCTCTGTGTTCCACCAGTTGATATAGGTATTACTGTTACTCCAAGTTTTAAAGCACCATAATGAACACCAAGACCACCAGTAAAAAGTCCATATCCATAAGCATTCTGAATAATATCACCTTTTTTTACACCTGCACATACCAGACTTCTTGCCATAACTTCACTCCATACCTCAATATCATTTTTTGTATAACCAACAACAGTAAGTTTTCCTGTTGTTCCGGAAGAAGCATGAATTTCAAAAATATCTTTAAGTGGATATGCAAACATTTTAAACGGATAATTGTCCCTCAGGTCACTTTTTTTTGTAAAAGGAAGGTTTTTTAAATCAGAAAGTGATGTTATATTTTTAATTCCTGCCTTTTCATATAATTTTCTATAGAAAGGAATTTTTTCTTTTGCTAAATTAAAAACTTTTTTCAATCGTTCAAATTGTATTTTTTTTAATTCTTTCTCTGATATCTTTTCAATTTCTTTTTGAAAATATTCCATACTTTTTAAAATTTATCATATAAAATTTTTTTGTCAAATTTTTTAATTCTCTTTTCAAGGACAGTTCCTTTAAATTCTAAAAAATTAATATTTTAAATATCGGAGAATTCAATATTTTTCAATCTATCAGGAATCTTAAGTTCTTCTTTATCCGTTTCTTTTAAATTCTTATTAAATGGACATACTTCCTGACATATTTCACATCCAAAAATCTTGTTTCCCTTTTTAATCAAGTCCTTTTCAAATTCTGATAATTCTTTTTTTTCAATTGTCAAATACGATATACATTTTCTCACATCAATGATTCCATCTTCAATAATTGCACCTGTAGGACAACTTTCAATACATCTT
This DNA window, taken from bacterium, encodes the following:
- a CDS encoding phenylacetate--CoA ligase, whose translation is MEYFQKEIEKISEKELKKIQFERLKKVFNLAKEKIPFYRKLYEKAGIKNITSLSDLKNLPFTKKSDLRDNYPFKMFAYPLKDIFEIHASSGTTGKLTVVGYTKNDIEVWSEVMARSLVCAGVKKGDIIQNAYGYGLFTGGLGVHYGALKLGVTVIPISTGGTQRQLMIIQDFKSTVLTCTPSYSLYMAEEAKEMGIDPKKTTIRVGILGAEPWTEGMRKKIEEEWDMIALDIYGLSEIIGPGVAMECEGKDGLHVWADHFLPEVINPETGENVDEVEEGELVLTTLTKEGLPMIRYRTGDIVKITYSECPHCKRTMPRISKIKGRIDDMLIIRGVNVFPSQIETVLTKIPEVSPHYQLVVSREKYLDKLEVRVEVTEKTFSDEVKKLEELQKKIEKTIEGVIGLSISVKLVEPKSIERSIGKAKRVIDLRKELKEEK